Proteins encoded together in one Triticum dicoccoides isolate Atlit2015 ecotype Zavitan chromosome 7B, WEW_v2.0, whole genome shotgun sequence window:
- the LOC119336143 gene encoding transcription factor ICE1-like has protein sequence MLSRFNNSLWMQEDDGHEQQGLGHEQPAAMGMMPMMGQEAGHHHDQHLLAMPTRGDGGFRAPSMLDEDWYFGAGAVGDGAANGSMALVPAAMEASGSSSGFGAGPQIFPLLNLGGSGPFDVSGFDLGGSGAGGGDFTAFLGAGNASNTSPVSLLPHGNAGFLGSFGGFGTAPAQMTEFGGLAGFDLFDTGAGGGGGGGSGSSSEGPAAPVSLTAPFSGRGKAAVLRPLEIFPPVGAQPTLFQKRALRRNAGEEDDDKKRKAAAAAEGSALSAGCDTMLDDADEDMGSIDASGLNYDSEDGRGVEESGRKDGKESNANSTVTGGAAAEGKGKKKGMPAKNLMAERRRRKKLNDRLYMLRSVVPKISKMDRASILGDAIEYLKELLHKISDLQNELESSPSMPSLPPTPTSFHPLTPTLPALPSRVKEELCPSALPSPTGQQPTVEVRLREGRAVNIHMLCPRRPGLVLSAMKAIEALGLDVQQAVISCFNGFALDVFKAEQCKDGPGLQPEEIKAVLLQSAGFHPAM, from the exons ATGCTATCGCGGTTCAATAATTCGCTCTGGATGCAGGAAGACGACGGCCATGAGCAACAGGGCCTCGGCCACGAGCAGCCGGCGGCAATGGGGATGATGCCGATGATGGGGCAGGAGGCTGGGCACCACCACGACCAGCACCTCCTGGCTATGCCCACGCGGGGAGACGGCGGGTTCCGCGCCCCGTCGATGCTTGATGAGGACTGGTACTTTGGCGCGGGCGCGGTTGGCGACGGCGCCGCTAACGGGTCCATGGCCCTGGTGCCAGCCGCCATGGAAGCATCGGGGTCCAGCTCCGGCTTCGGAGCCGGTCCACAGATATTCCCGCTCCTCAACCTGGGCGGTAGCGGACCGTTCGACGTCTCTGGGTTCGACCTCGGCGGCTCCGGCGCTGGAGGCGGCGATTTCACGGCGTTCCTTGGCGCCGGCAACGCGTCGAACACATCGCCGGTTTCCCTGCTGCCGCATGGGAACGCGGGGTTTCTCGGCTCCTTCGGCGGCTTTGGCACCGCACCGGCACAGATGACAGAGTTTGGTGGCCTCGCCGGTTTCGACTTGTTCGACACCGGTGCCGGGGGCGGAGGCGGGGGCGGGAGCGGCTCCTCCTCAGAGGGGCCGGCTGCTCCAGTTTCCTTGACCGCTCCTTTCTCCGGTCGTGGCAAGGCGGCGGTGCTGCGGCCGCTGGAGATCTTCCCGCCTGTGGGGGCGCAGCCAACGCTCTTCCAGAAGCGCGCACTACGGCGTAATGCCGGCGAAGAGGATGACGACAAGAagcgtaaggcggcggcggcggcggaaggaagCGCCCTGTCCGCGGGCTGTGACACCATGCTCGACGACGCCGACGAGGACATGGGCAGCATTGACGCGTCCGGGCTGAATTACGACTCGGAGGACGGGAGGGGCGTGGAGGAGAGCGGCAGGAAGGACGGCAAGGAGTCGAACGCCAACAGCACGGTGACCGGCGGCGCTGCGGCtgaagggaaggggaagaagaagggaatgCCAGCCAAGAACCTCATGGCGGAGCGCCGTCGTCGGAAGAAGCTCAATGACCGGCTCTACATGCTCAGGTCCGTCGTGCCGAAGATCAGCAAG ATGGACAGGGCTTCTATTCTCGGCGACGCGATCGAGTACCTCAAGGAGCTCCTGCACAAGATCAGTGATCTTCAGAATGAGCTTGAGTCGTCTCCTTCCATGCCCTCGCTGCCTCCGACGCCCACAAGCTTCCACCCTCTGACTCCGACGTTGCCCGCGCTGCCATCCCGCGTGAAGGAGGAGCTTTGCCCGAGTGCGCTGCCAAGCCCTACCGGCCAGCAGCCAACC GTTGAGGTTAGGCTCCGGGAAGGCCGGGCCGTCAACATCCACATGCTGTGCCCTCGCAGGCCCGGGCTTGTGCTCTCTGCCATGAAGGCGATCGAAGCCCTTGGTCTTGATGTGCAGCAGGCCGTTATCAGCTGCTTCAATGGCTTTGCCTTGGACGTCTTCAAGGCTGAG caATGCAAGGATGGCCCTGGTCTTCAGCCCGAGGAGATCAAGGCGGTTCTCTTGCAATCCGCGGGGTTCCATCCCGCGATGTag